In Hemitrygon akajei unplaced genomic scaffold, sHemAka1.3 Scf000076, whole genome shotgun sequence, the sequence tagtgagaggttatcttttgtagtaaaaataaattataaattctaccaacagaacctcttactaaaggattcatattcaaaatagtatccagcaAATCCGATTCGTGCAAATATGGAAGTTCCAAATCAATCCAagctggtttttggctcttgtcgtgcaaaaacataattgtcgagtattaacagcccaataatacagtcttaaattaggaagtgcaagtccaccatcttttttagatttttgtaaacggtgcttattaattcttggtcttttattattccaaataaaggACGAAATAATACATTCAATTTGatctaatttttttaatttaaaaagataggtatattttgaaaaatTTATAAATGTCTGGTTAAAATCATCCCTTTCACGGCATGGATACGACCTATCAAAGAAAGTGTGAGTGGTTTCCatccagaaaataattgattcatAAATTACATTAATGGAACTACATTAACTTTTTAAAGATCAttgtattttttagtaattataatacctaaatatttaaaagaatcaACAATTCTAAATTGAATATCGTTATATATGGAAATAGAAGCATTTAGTGTAAACAGTGCACTTTCATTTAAgtcaagtttatatcctgaaaattgtcCAAAATCATTTATTATGTCCATAAGAttaggaatggattcttcagggttctaaatataaaccaaaagatcatctgcgtaaagagaaatcttatgtatagtcccatttatagagataccatgaatatttttagcttcacgaagtattatggccaaaggctcccgtacaagattaaataataaagggcttaatggacatccctgtctagtacctcgtGAAAGTGAAATAAAGAGGACCTAAGATTATCCGTAATAACAGTAGCAGTAGGGTTCTTATGGATCATTTGAATCCTTCTATTAAATTAATACCAAAACAATTTTTTCTAATACCTTAAACAGATATGCCCactcaactctgtcaaatgcctttctacATCAATAGAAATAACACATTGGGGTTTCTTAGATGATGATGAATATATAATTTTAATCAATCTCGGAACATTGGGCAATGAGTagcggcctttaataaagcctgtttgtgCCATAGAAATAATTTTGTTATAATTTCAAAACGGTTAGCcatatcttagagagaatttttgcgtCTACATTTAATTTTGAAATATGTCTATATGATGAAtattcagtaggatctttatctttcttaaggattacggaaacagaagcttcataaaaagaagaaggtaAAATGCCCTTCTCAAAAGATTCATGAAATACTTCCAATAGATATGGAGAgagtaattgtattttgtaaaatcctaccgaatagccatcaagtccaggagctttacctgatagCATTGACAACATAGCTTTCTGAAGTTCATGTTCAGtgattggagcatcaagcatctgtaaACATAGGAAATCAGAGCAGCAGTTAGACATTCAAAGCCTCAAGACTGATCTGTCAGTCAACAAACTCAAGGCAGATCGATATCGTCCAATTCCTTTGATGACGTGTAATATTTTAATTCAGTCAGGGATGGGCACTTCACAACCCTCCAGTGTATTTAATTCCGGAGATTCACCACTTATTGAATGTAGAACCCATCCCTTATTTTTCTATCCGTGCTATTTCCAtaatattgtttgcacaatttgtttgtatttatttattcatttatctagTTGTCTATTTATTTGTTAGTTTGTTTGGTCACCACAAGGGGGCAGTGTGGAAGAAACAGACCCGAGGTGAACATGGGAGCAACGGTCGCACGCCTCCCCgagccgctccccccccccccccttccacccCGCGCCTTGTCTCTTTCAACCTCCAAGGTCTTTTCTGAATCCTTAGAATCGCCTTGTCTGATTTCAAAACATTGCACCAAGCgtgtaaaataattaaaatacctCTTCAGATATACAGCAGCAATTTCCAGCATCACACAAATCTGTAAGACGTTCATCTTCAGAGCCGTTATCGCTGCAATCTTCAGACAATTAAGCACAAAGCAACACGCGAATTGTCTACATGCACCGGAGATCACGCGAATTCCACATAAACATTAAAGATTCGTCCAACAAGCCTGCCAGCGGTTCAGGTCCTGCTCCTGGAAGTGCACGGAATTGGCCAGAGAACCGAAGTCGACCAGAGGAGCAAGGGGTACGGTGGATATCAGCCCAGAGTGAAGCGAGGGGGCACAGTGTAACTGTTCTGTAGCATTTTTCCGTCCAATGTACTTTCATTAGAGAGAAGAGCACAGTGCTGAAGGTTAAAATTCCTGTTTCGAAGGGAAACGAAGGATTTCAATAAGAAAACGATAAGAACATCGGAAATTGGAGCATCAGTTAGACAGTCACAGCCTTAAGCCTGCTCTGTCAGTCAACAAATTCAAGGCAGATCTATGAATTCCAATTCGTTTGATGACGAGTAATCTTTGAATTCAGTCAGGGGTGGGCACTCCACAACCCTCCAGTGaagtgaattccagagattcaccgctTATTGAATGCAGAACCTGTCTCTTATTTTGGTATCTATGCCATTTGTTTACATTTGTTTTCACGGTTTGATCTTTTTTCCTGCACAtgagtgtttgacggtcttttaaTGGGGTCTATTTGGGTTCTCTGTGTCACCGAGAcggctcacctcccacactctgaATGCCGCGTTCCAGCCCAAGGAGCTCTCAGTCCACCAGGCAGACCGCTTGCCCGCGTCAGATAGCAACAGCGCAGCTTCGCCTCTTTCATGATAAACTCATCATGGTGCTCGGACGTGTGACTCCGAGAGGAAGCGGGTATTTCTTCCATGTCCACAGAATATGCGTCTTGGTCCTCTAACTGAGGAAATCCCTAATCACCATAGCACTCCTCTTCCACCATTCGCTTCTGGGCCACAGAGTTGTTCGCAGAATCTTCTTCCTGGTCATTCCCACGCCCCGGCAACCTACCAACCCCATCTAAAgcgatatacttattattgaggggcaTGGCCACAAGGGGGCAATGCTCTTGCTGTATATTCCGTTCCACTCTCCTGCCGATCACCCATGATACTGCCCCCTTCATCTCGGGCGACTCCCTCCCTGTTGCTTCTACCTATCACTTCCTCATTGTCCTGTGTGAATCGAAGCTCATCGAACAGCAACTCCCGTTCCTCAACATGCTTCCTCAGGAGCTGCACCCGATGCACATTGTGCAGATGTATTTATGCGGGGGATAGAGGTGGTATCTCAGTTTCCCTaaatctcacacaaggaacaCGACACTGACTCCACATCTATTCTCAGCGTGATAGCTATGTCATAACACTGAAAAGAAATCAAATTACCAGAAACTTCAATCCTTATTTGGAGCATGCGTCTGCGTTTGTCCAAGCGTGATCTCGCCTAAGCTTGTTTAACTAAAGGCGGCCCACGCTGACAATTCCCCACTCCAGCAATGGTCGCTCCAGCAATGGCCGCTCCAGCAATGGGGAATCCTTCTCCATCGGGGAGACCCATTCAGAGAATTGCTATCACTGCTGTCATAAACGCCAGGCGGCGTAACATAAATACATAATAAATGCATAAAATGTACAAATTATTTAAATACGTAAACAACTGAATGAACGAATAAATAAAGGAAATAACAAAATagtaaatgaacaaataaataaaagaggAACTGTGAGGTCGAATTCATGGATCAATGGATCGTTCAGAAATCCGATTGCagagacagcaggtaaatcattgagcgtgggtcttcagagtcatgtcccttcttccggatggtggcaatgagacagcaggtaaatcattgagcgtgggtcttaagagtcatgtaccttcttccggatggtggcattgagacagcaggtaaatcattgagcgtgggtcttcagagtcatgtcccttcttccggatggtggcattgagacagcaggtaaatcattgagcgtgggtcttcagagtcatgtaccttcttccggatggtggtaatgagacagcaggtaaatcattgagcgtgggtcttcagagtcatgtcccttcttccggatggtggcattgagacagcaggtaaatcattgagcgtgggtcttcagagtcatgtaccttcttccggatggtggcattgagacagcaggtaaatcattgagcctgggtcttcagagtcatgtaccttcttccggatggtggcattgagacagcaggtaaatcattgagcgtgggtcttcagagtcatgtcccttcttccggatggtggcattgagacagcaggtaaatcattgagcgtgggtcttcagagtcatgtcccttcttccagatggtggcattgagacagcaggtaaatcattgagcgtgggtcttcagagtcatgtcccttcttccggatggtggcattgagacagcaggtaaatcattgagcgtgggtcttcagagtcatgtaccttcttccggatggtggcattgagacagcaggtaaatcattgagcgtgggtcttcagagtcatgtcccttcttccggatggtggcattgagacagcaggtaaatcattgagcgtgggtcttcagagtcatgtcccttcttccggatggtggcattgagacagcaggtaaatcattgagcgtgggtcttcagagtcatgtcccttcttccggatggtggcattgagacagcaggtaaatcattgagcgtgggtcttcagagtcatgtacCTTCTTCCGTTTGGTGGcattgagacagcaggtaaatcattgagcgtgggtcttcagagtcatgtcccttcttccggatgtTGGCATTGtgacagcaggtaaatcattgagcgtgggtcttcagagtcatgtcccttcttccggatggtggcattgagacagcaggtaaatcattgagcgtgggtcttcagagtcatgtaccttcttccggatggtggtaatgagacagcaggtaaatcattgagcgtgggtcttcagagtcatgtaccttcttccggatggtggcattgagacagcaggtaaatcattgagcctgggtcttcagagtcatgtaccttcttccggatggtggcattgagacagcaggtaaatcattgagcgggtcttcagagtcatgtcccttcttccggatggtggcattgagacagcaggtaaatcattgagcgggtcttcagagtcatgtcccttcttccggatggtggcaatgagacagcaggtaaatcattgagcgtgggtcttcagagtcatgtcccttcttccggatggtggcaatgagacagcaggtaaatcattgagcgtgggtcttcagagtcatgtcccttcttccggatggtggcaatgagacagcaggtaaatcattgagcgtgggtcttcagagtcatgtcccttcttccggatggtggcaatgagacagcaggtaaatcattgagcgtgggtcttcagagtcatgtcccttcttccggatggtggcaatgagacagcaggtaaatcattgagcgtgggtcttcagagtcatgtaccttcttccggatggtggcaatgagacagcaggtaaatcattgagcgtgggtcttcagagtcatgtcccttcttccggatggtggcaatgagacaaGAAcatgtcccggatggtagtaatgagacaagagtatattccggatggtagtaatgagacaagaacatatcccggatggtagtaatgagacaagagcatatcccggatggtggtATTGAGACAAgaacatatcccggatggtagtaatcaGACAAGAACATATCCCGGATGGTtttaatgagacaagagcatatcccggatggtggtATTGAGACAAgaacatatcccggatggtagtaatgagataaGAACATATCCCGGATGGTGGTATTGAGACAAgaacatatcccggatggtagtaatgagacaagaacaTATCCCGGATGGTGGTATTGAGACAAGAACATATCCCGGATGGTGGTATTGAGACAAgaacatatcccggatggtagtaatgagacaagaacaTATTCCGGATGGTTGTAATGAGACAAGAACATATCCCGGATGGTGGTATTGAGACAAGAACATATCCCGGATGGAGGTATTGAGACAAgaacatatcccggatggtagtaatgagacaagaacaTATTCCGGATGGTGGTAATGAGACTGGAGCATTGAGCGGTTCTAACTAATGTCAAGTGAGCATATTCCGGATGGTAATAATGGGAAGGGCACATATTCCGAATGCCGATGGCGATGGTCCCGAATTATGGACCTGGACTTCTGGAGGCGCAACGTTTTCAAGATGTCCTGGATTATGGTGAGGCTTGTACCGTGATGGGTGTGATTGTGTACACAACTGTTTGCAGTCTGTGTCGATCCCGGGCATTGGGGCccgcacaccagacggtgatggaaacagTCAGAACGCTCCCCACCTTGCAGGTCCGTACATATCCCggtctttgttgacataccgaTACCAGATCTCCTCCATCACCGTATAGAATCCAGCCGCTGACGTGCGGCGACAACACTCAACCATTCTATCTACTTCAGAGGAGTGCAGTTTTGAGGAAAGTGCTACCTCAGCTGGTTAAACATGACAGCAGATTTTCGAAGGCCGAATAGCCTTTTGTTTATTCAGCTCCttaaatttgtttattttcctcGTTTCTCGTTCTGCAAACCAAACAGCTCTCACGCACTCTCGACATCTGCCACGGAGACCAGGAAATGAGGCTCACTCTCCGAATGTAACAGAGACAGGCGCCGCTCTCTCGGGATCGCGTGGATGATGTTCACTttaatctctctctttctcttcatgtCGGTGGGTGAGAGAAACTCTCTTTGAGATCAGTATCGAATTCCACACAACAGCAGTTATTTGTAGAACAGCACACAGGATTTGATGTAGATTTGAGCAAAGTACAGACTCTCTGATCCAATCAGCGCTGCCGCTTGTGACGTCAGAAACCAGATATCTGACCCGCAAACCAGGAAGTGCGGCTCAGTCTCCGAGTGTAACAGAGATCGGCGCTGCTCTCTCGGGATGTCGGGACTGCCCTTCGCAGCTCTCGTTCTTTGTCTCCTCATAACGGCGGGTGAGGGTCACGCCCTTAAACCGTTGGTGGTCAGATAATCAACAGACCGCCGGGTGGTTGGAGGATGGAAGGGCAGGTTATAAAAGACGATCTCATTGAGTTAAGTACAGCTGTCTGTACTGATTGAGCGACGTGCAGTTCTTGTATCTATCCGCGTTTGTCGCTTTTCCCTCATCCGATTTTCTCTTCCTCAGGTGAGTCTCAGCAGTTTATCATCAACGTGGAGGAAAGCCAGATATCGGCCACCGTCGGGGATGATGCGTCATTTTCAGTGCGGACGTCGGGAAAAGTCAGTCAAGGAAGATGGCTTTTTAATGGGAGAACAGTCGCCCGGTGGATCGGACAAAACGTGTATATTGACGATGCCTACTTATCGCGGGCTGAGATACTCATCTCCAGTgggtcgcttctgctgaagtcggtgaacCTGCTGGATAGTGGGGAATACCATGTGGAAATGGTTCCAGTGAGAGGCCCGCAAACCTCAGAGACCGTCACTCTGCgtgtcactggtaagtgagacagagtTACACGGAGTCACGCTATCTCTTTCCCTCCGGTGATAAATACAATATAACCCTGACTGTTCTTTGGtatgcttgcagagagatttaggccagttagaagagtgggctgaacgatggcgaatggagtttaatgctgataagtgtgaggtgctacattttggtaggaataatcaaaatagggcatacatggtgaatggtagggcattgaggaattcagtagggatctaggaataatagtgcatagttccctgaaggtggaatctcatgtggatagggtggtgaagaaagcttttggtacgctggcctttataaatcagggcattgagtataggagttgggatgtaatgttaaaattgtacaaggcattggtgaggccaaatttggaatattgtgtacagttctggtcaccaaactagaggaaagatgtcaacaaaatagagagagtacagaggagatttactagaatgttacctgggtttcagcacctaagttacagagaaatctTGAATTCTTTGGAGTGCAGAAGgtagaggggagacttgatagaggtatttaaaattatgagggggatagatagagttaacgtggatgggcattttccattcagagtagggtagattcaaacaagaggacatgagttgagagttaaggggcaaaagtttaagagtatcaagaggggggatttctttactcagagagtggtagctgtgtgcaacgagcttccagtagaagtggtagaggcaggttcgatattgtcatttaaagtaaaattgaatagggCTGAGTGCCGGTCGGTGGGgcgaggtgagagtaagcatttggcacggattAGAATGGTCGAGAAGGCCCGTttccgtactgtaattgttatatggttatattgttaACATGAAAGGacaagatgaagtgtccttgaagtGAGATTGTTGGTTGTTGGAACATATCactggatgggcaagtgagtgtagttatcagctttgttcaagagcctgattgctgaaggacagtaactgttcttgaacctggtggtgcgagtcctgaggttcctgtaccttccacctgatggcagcaccgtgaaaagagcatgtcctgggtggtgaggatatcTGATGACGGTGCTGTTTTCCTACGGCAACCCTTCAGGTAGAAgcactcaatagtggggaggactttacccgtgatggactgggccatatccattactttttggaggattttccattcaaaggcattgatttTCCTCATACCCTGCCGTGCGGAATTCCCCTCCGGGCTCTCTGTGTCTATGTATCACATTGCCAATTAACCCTTTGCTCATTTAAACTGGACCGTACTTCCTCCTTCTGGAATTgcattgagtcggtggtgaggaaggcaaatgcaatgctggaatTCAGTTCAAGAGGTCTGGAACACAAGAGCCGGGATGCGCTGCTGAGGCTCTACAAGGTACTGCTGACGCCTTCCCTTGGGAACGGTGAACACTGTCGGGCGCCCCATCTGAGAAACtgtgtgctggcgttggagagggtcccaAGCAGGTTCATAAGGGTGACTTTCGGAATGAAATGATTTTCATACGAGGAGGGTTTAATGCCCCTGGATTTGTA encodes:
- the LOC140722391 gene encoding uncharacterized protein encodes the protein MSGLPFAALVLCLLITAGESQQFIINVEESQISATVGDDASFSVRTSGKVSQGRWLFNGRTVARWIGQNVYIDDAYLSRAEILISSGSLLLKSVNLLDSGEYHVEMVPVRGPQTSETVTLRVTGPYPESAESTASYTAIFAVVLGVPGVTLIGAVIVWLILIITGRLKEPLRSTYIVNIDSGRTSTLDANTVSTSQPDENLPRNEQGAGNDGQGGSSTYMGLIPEDRTVYSDVRR